A window of the Phaseolus vulgaris cultivar G19833 chromosome 5, P. vulgaris v2.0, whole genome shotgun sequence genome harbors these coding sequences:
- the LOC137835969 gene encoding FCS-Like Zinc finger 10-like isoform X1, giving the protein MQKKGKAHIWRICNSMADSSSKFSLPCDALRQMSFSNFCISGSRLGIGAKGLLDSESLWSPTSPLDCRLFSNLSNPFSVKSCRPSFQTGHKKQLDGSEVGLGIISSLVNETKHNNDILGKFQRKSIIFGPQVKTGILKFSNNHEFFAPYLKSSSLPKNYVVSLPSETKTPKSEVENFDNVSLPGSFRPSSLINSNQNSNLGMNELCLGNASTTLRSLPLVTSRDSQKVDKSLNINSNSLPISIDFSKGCLGSLSAREIELSEDYTCIISHGPNPKRTHIFGDCVLECHNSDFTEFSMKEEPAFKASQVPTFSEGSSPYHSDNVLSFCYSCNKKLVREEELYRYRGGKAFCSFDCGSEEILVKEELEKTGTYSAESSPGSSPHDLFLTGLLLSK; this is encoded by the exons ATGCAGAAGAAGGGAAAGGCTCATATTTGGAGGATTTGTAATTCCATGGCTGATTCTTCTTCCAAATTCTCTTTACCCTGTGATGCATTAAGACAAATGAGTTTCTCAAATTTCTGTATCTCTGGTTCTAGGTTGGGAATTGGTGCTAAAGGTTTGCTGGATTCTGAATCTCTTTGGAGCCCTACATCTCCTCTTGATTGCAGACTCTTCTCAAATCTTAGCAACCCCTTTAGTGTAAAGTCTTGTAGACCATCATTTCAAACTGGTCATAAGAAACAGCTTGATGGCAGTGAAGTAGGCCTTGGCATCATAAGTTCCCTTGTTAATGAAACCAAACATAACAATGACATCCTTGGTAAATTTCAGAGGAAAAGTATAATTTTTGGACCACAGGTGAAAACTGGCATCCTTAAATTTTCAAACAACCATGAATTCTTTGCACCTTATTTGAAATCTAGTTCCTTGCCCAAAAACTATGTAGTTTCACTTCCTTCTGAAACCAAAACTCCCAAATCTGAAGTGGAAAACTTTGACAATGTCTCTTTGCCTGGTTCCTTTAGGCCTTCATCATTAATAAACTCAAATCAAAACTCCAATTTGGGAATGAATGAATTATGTTTAGGAAATGCATCTACTACATTAAGGAGTTTGCCTCTGGTGACAAGCAGAGACTCACAAAAGGTAGATAAGTCTTTGAATATTAACTCAAATTCTCTTCCAATATCCATTGATTTTAGTAAAGGGTGTCTAGGCTCGCTCTCCGCAAGAGAGATAGAGCTTTCTGAGGATTATACCTGTATAATTTCTCATGGTCCAAACCCCAAAAGAACACATATTTTTGGTGACTGCGTTTTGGAATGTCACAACAGTGACTTCACTGAGTTTAGCATGAAGGAAGAACCTGCTTTCAAAGCTTCTCAAGTTCCTACATTTTCAGAAGGTTCATCCCCTTATCATTCTGACAATGTTTTGAGCTTTTGTTACTCATGTAATAAGAAATTAGTTAGGGAGGAAGAACTTTACAGATACAG GGGTGGCAAAGCATTTTGCAGTTTTGACTGTGGATCAGAGGAAATTTTGGTAAAGGAGGAATTGGAGAAAACTGGGACTTACTCAGCTGAGAGTTCTCCTGGATCAAGCCCCCATGATCTCTTCCTCACGGGTCTGCTTTTGTCCAAATAA
- the LOC137835969 gene encoding FCS-Like Zinc finger 10-like isoform X2, which yields MQKKGKAHIWRICNSMADSSSKFSLPCDALRQMSFSNFCISGSRLGIGAKGLLDSESLWSPTSPLDCRLFSNLSNPFSVKSCRPSFQTGHKKQLDGSEVGLGIISSLVNETKHNNDILGKFQRKSIIFGPQVKTGILKFSNNHEFFAPYLKSSSLPKNYVVSLPSETKTPKSEVENFDNVSLPGSFRPSSLINSNQNSNLGMNELCLGNASTTLRSLPLVTSRDSQKVDKSLNINSNSLPISIDFSKGCLGSLSAREIELSEDYTCIISHGPNPKRTHIFGDCVLECHNSDFTEFSMKEEPAFKASQVPTFSEGVAKHFAVLTVDQRKFW from the exons ATGCAGAAGAAGGGAAAGGCTCATATTTGGAGGATTTGTAATTCCATGGCTGATTCTTCTTCCAAATTCTCTTTACCCTGTGATGCATTAAGACAAATGAGTTTCTCAAATTTCTGTATCTCTGGTTCTAGGTTGGGAATTGGTGCTAAAGGTTTGCTGGATTCTGAATCTCTTTGGAGCCCTACATCTCCTCTTGATTGCAGACTCTTCTCAAATCTTAGCAACCCCTTTAGTGTAAAGTCTTGTAGACCATCATTTCAAACTGGTCATAAGAAACAGCTTGATGGCAGTGAAGTAGGCCTTGGCATCATAAGTTCCCTTGTTAATGAAACCAAACATAACAATGACATCCTTGGTAAATTTCAGAGGAAAAGTATAATTTTTGGACCACAGGTGAAAACTGGCATCCTTAAATTTTCAAACAACCATGAATTCTTTGCACCTTATTTGAAATCTAGTTCCTTGCCCAAAAACTATGTAGTTTCACTTCCTTCTGAAACCAAAACTCCCAAATCTGAAGTGGAAAACTTTGACAATGTCTCTTTGCCTGGTTCCTTTAGGCCTTCATCATTAATAAACTCAAATCAAAACTCCAATTTGGGAATGAATGAATTATGTTTAGGAAATGCATCTACTACATTAAGGAGTTTGCCTCTGGTGACAAGCAGAGACTCACAAAAGGTAGATAAGTCTTTGAATATTAACTCAAATTCTCTTCCAATATCCATTGATTTTAGTAAAGGGTGTCTAGGCTCGCTCTCCGCAAGAGAGATAGAGCTTTCTGAGGATTATACCTGTATAATTTCTCATGGTCCAAACCCCAAAAGAACACATATTTTTGGTGACTGCGTTTTGGAATGTCACAACAGTGACTTCACTGAGTTTAGCATGAAGGAAGAACCTGCTTTCAAAGCTTCTCAAGTTCCTACATTTTCAGAAG GGGTGGCAAAGCATTTTGCAGTTTTGACTGTGGATCAGAGGAAATTTTGGTAA
- the LOC137835970 gene encoding probable sulfate transporter 3.4: MGVNSNRVEHFDNHHATLRIQTQTPSLEIHAVQLPPQRTTLHKLRQRVSEIFFPDDPLYRFKNQTTFKRFILALQYLFPIFQWAPTYNLTLLRSDLISGLTIASLAIPQGISYAKLANLPPIIGLYSSFVPPLIYSLLGSSRHLGVGPVSIASLVMGSMLSEKVSFTQDPSLYLGLAFTATFFAGVFQASLGILRLGFVIDFLSKATLVGFTGGAAIIVSLQQLKGLLGIVHFTSKMQIVPVMISVFKQRHEWSWQTILLGFSFLAFLMTTRHISLKKPKLFWVSAAAPLTSVILSTILVFLLRNKTHQISIIGHLPKGVNPPSSNMLYFNGPYLALAIKTGIITGILSLTEGIAVGRTFASLKNYQVDGNKEMMAIGLMNVAGSCSSCYVTTGSFSRSAVNYNAGAQTTVSNIIMAAAVLITLLFLMPLFYYTPNVVLAAIIITAVIGLIDYQSAYKLWKVDKLDFLACLCSFLGVLFISVPLGLGIAVIISVIKILLHVTRPNTLVLGNIPGTQIFHNINQYKEASRLPSFLILAVESPIYFANSTYLQERILRWVREEEEHIKANHGAPLKCMILDMTAVTAIDTSGLETLRELRKMLEKRSLQLVLANPVANVAEKLHRSKILDSFGSKGVYLTVGEAVADISSIWKTQP; the protein is encoded by the exons ATGGGTGTGAACTCTAACAGAGTGGAACACTTCGACAACCACCACGCCACCCTCAGAATCCAAACCCAGACACCATCATTGGAAATCCATGCAGTGCAGTTGCCGCCGCAACGAACCACACTCCACAAACTCCGGCAGAGAGTCTCCGAAATCTTCTTCCCCGACGACCCTCTCTACCGTTTCAAGAACCAAACCACCTTCAAAAGGTTCATCCTCGCGCTTCAGTATCTCTTCCCCATTTTCCAATGGGCCCCAACCTACAACCTCACCCTTCTCCGCTCTGATCTCATCTCCGGCCTCACCATTGCCAGCCTCGCCATTCCTCAG GGGATCAGTTACGCCAAGCTTGCAAACTTGCCACCCATTATCGGTCTAT ATTCAAGCTTTGTGCCTCCATTGATATACTCGCTGCTTGGAAGTTCTAGACATCTTGGCGTTGGCCCTGTTTCGATCGCGTCTTTGGTTATGGGATCAATGTTAAGCGAGAAAGTTTCTTTCACACAAGACCCTTCTCTGTATCTGGGATTGGCTTTCACCGCCACTTTCTTTGCCGGTGTGTTCCAAGCTTCTCTGGGTATACTAAg ATTAGGGTTCGTGATTGATTTTCTGTCGAAGGCAACGCTGGTTGGATTCACCGGCGGTGCCGCCATTATCGTGTCACTGCAGCAGCTGAAGGGTTTGCTGGGAATAGTGCACTTCACCAGCAAGATGCAAATAGTTCCTGTTATGATCTCTGTTTTCAAGCAAAGACATGAG TGGTCATGGCAAACCATTCTTTTGGGATTCAGCTTCTTGGCATTCTTGATGACCACAAGACACATT AGCTTGAAGAAACCAAAACTCTTCTGGGTTTCAGCCGCTGCACCATTGACATCAGTTATTCTGTCAACCATTTTAGTCTTTCTTCTCAGAAACAAGACTCATCAAATTTCAATT ATTGGACACTTACCAAAGGGAGTTAATCCACCTTCATCAAACATGCTATACTTCAATGGTCCTTACTTGGCTCTTGCTATCAAAACTGGCATCATCACTGGGATCTTATCTCTAACT GAAGGAATTGCAGTAGGTAGAACATTTGCATCACTTAAGAACTACCAGGTGGATGGAAACAAAGAAATGATGGCTATTGGTCTAATGAACGTAGCTGGCTCTTGTTCGTCATGCTATGTCACAACAG GGTCTTTTTCTAGATCAGCTGTTAACTACAATGCCGGAGCACAGACAACAGTTTCAAACATAATCATGGCTGCAGCTGTTCTAATTACCCTTTTGTTTCTCATGCCTCTGTTCTACTATACACCAAATGTAGTCTTAGCGGCCATTATCATCACTGCTGTGATTGGGCTAATAGATTATCAATCTGCGTATAAATTGTGGAAGGTTGACAAACTTGATTTCTTGGCATGTCTGTGCTCCTTTTTGGGGGTTCTGTTCATTTCAGTGCCTTTAGGCCTTGGTATAGCG GTTATCATATCAGTCATCAAGATCCTGCTTCATGTCACTCGACCAAACACTTTGGTTTTGGGGAATATACCAGGAACTCAAATATTCCACAACATAAACCAATACAAAGAAGCGTCTAGACTTCCTTCATTCCTCATTTTGGCTGTTGAGTCACCAATCTATTTCGCTAACTCAACTTATCTTCAAGAAAG GATACTGAGATGGGTTCGAGAAGAGGAAGAACATATTAAAGCCAATCATGGAGCTCCACTGAAGTGCATGATTTTAGACATGACAG CCGTCACGGCCATAGACACAAGTGGGCTTGAGACTTTACGTGAACTTAGAAAGATGCTGGAGAAGAGATCACTTCAG CTTGTGTTGGCAAACCCTGTTGCAAATGTGGCAGAAAAGTTGCACAGGTCAAAAATTTTGGATTCCTTTGGATCAAAAGGAGTCTATCTCACAGTGGGAGAAGCTGTGGCTGACATTTCATCGATCTGGAAAACTCAGCCTTGA